GGCATAAGCCCATCTTTTACTGTGGTAGAATTACCATTACCTACAATATCCAAAGTTGCTTGCGGATTGGGAGTATTAATCCCTACTTGAGCGCTTAATCCGGCAGAAACCAGAAAAAAAGCTGCTAGAGAATAAACGTTTTTAAATTTCATATTAAAAAATATTTATAAGTTATTATTTAAATTTTCCATAAAAGCTTATTGGGTGTAAACCCGAGAAACTTAAAGTTTTGAGCAGGAGTTAACTTAAATAGAAAAATGAAAACGAAAAAGATTATGATATCGCCAAAGTAAATTTTGTTATAGGCAGCGGTAATACGCTAAAGTAAAAATATTTCATGTCAAGTTTAGTTTCAAGTTTAATTCCTATTCATATGTTAAAATAATTAATCTTTAATTGTTAATTGTTAATTATTAAAATACATTCATAATCTGGAATCAAAATAGAGGATTTACTTCAATATTTTGTTCCATGGCTCTTAGTGTTAAAACAAATATAGAAATTATAATATTATAAAACAAATAATATTAACAAAGGTTCATTATTTATTTAATTCATTACAAATCATTTAATTCAATAAAATATTTTCAATAGAAATCAATATTGAGAATAAAAATTATTCACCAGCATTTGTATTACTTTTAATTCCCATTTTACTATTTAAATAAAAAAACACCCGCCGAAGCAGGTGCTTTACTATTTGTGTTATTAGAATTTTTTTGCCTAAAATTAATTTGGGAACTATTTGATGTAAACAAAATAACTACTTAGATAAGTTATCAACTTTTGATTTCAGATCATTAATTTGTTGTTGCTGATCTTTAATCATTTCCTGTTGATCTTTAATCATTTTTTGTTGCTCCTGAACTGCTTTAGTTAAAACTACTGTCATCTCTGCGTAATTTACTCCAAGCGTTTTCATTTCATCATTAGCTACAGAAACTAGTTCTGGCATTTCTGCTTTGATTTCCTGTGCTACAAAACCTACTTTTTTATCTTTGCTTAAACGTTCGTCTTTGTATTTATAGTTGATTGTTCTCAGTTTCATAATCTCATTCAAACCATATGAATTATCTATAATATCTTTTTTAATTCTGATATCCGAAGGCGTTACCGTTCCTGATGCTAAGATATTTCCGATTACATGAAGTCTTTCTGTAGGAGCATTAGTACCAATACCTACATTTCCTGTAGTTGCTATCGTCATACTTTCATTACCTTGTGTTCCAAATGCTAATCTTCCGTTAGAACGATTATCAAGATAGGCTTTAACACCTGCCCCGAAGATCGCGGAACCATTATCTACCCCCAGATATACCGAACCTGTACCTGTTCCAACACTAACATCCATTCTGCTACTTGCTCCTGTATTTGTATTGGTAAAAGCTGAACGTTGAAAGCCATTATTATTTGTCTGTACAGAAAAGGTTCCCGTAGTTGAACTAAAAGTAAGATTATTGGCTCCTAAAGTTGCTAATCTGTTCCCGGTAAGAGAGCCGTCTGAATTATAAATATTGACAGAGTTTCCGGCTACACTTTTCCAAACGGTTCCGTTGAAGAAGTAATATCCGATGTTGGCAATTTCGGCAGTTTGCGCTAAACTAGGTGTGGTACCTGTAGGTGTGGTTGCATCTGAAACATAAACCATAGTACCCGTTTGTGCAGCAACATAAGTACCTGCTGCTTTAGAAGCCAATTGCTGTCTGGTAAGCCTTGGCGACGTTACCCCATCTTTGGTTGTAGTAGAAGCACCGTTACCTACAATATCCAAAGTTGCTTGCGGATTGGGAGTATTAATCCCTACTTGAGCGCTTAATCCGGCAGAAACCAGAAAAAAAGCTGCTAGAGAATAAACGTTTTTAAATTTCATATTAAAAAATATTTATAAGTTATTATTTAAATTTTCCATAAAAGCTTATTGGGTGTAAACCCGAGAAACTTAAAGTTTTGAGCAGGAGTTAACTTAAATAGAAAAATGAAAACGAAAAAGATTATGATATCGCCAAAGTAAATTTTGTTATAGGCAGCGGTAATACGCTAAAGTAAAAATATTTCATATCAAGTTTGTTTTCAAGTTAAATTCCTTTCAATACCATAAAATAATCAACAATATTCATTAATTATTAAAATACATTCATAGTCTGGAAGCAAAATATAGTAATATTTCAATTAAATAGAGGAAGTACTATATTAATGGTTCTTAGTGTTCGAACAAATATAGAAATTATAATATTATAAAACAAATAATATTAATAAAGCTTAATCCTTTTATTTAATCATTTAATAATCAAATAACTCGTAAAAATATTTAAAAATAAAACGAATTATTTTGATCACTAAAAAGTGTATTATTTCAATCATAAAAACAATATCTATGAAAAGTATTTAGATATTTAAAATTTTATTATTTTATCAATATTAATCTGAAAATAATAATTGCTATTGATAAAAAAGCACCTACCGTAGTAAGTACTTTACATTTATATTGTATTTGTGTTATTAGAATTTTTTTTGCCTCAACATTTCAAAACGGTAAAGGGAACTTTTTACCTGTGTTTATTTTTTTTTATAGTGTATTATATTAACTTCCAAGTTTAAAAATCAAAACCTGTGTTGCATAATCAAACAGTTCCATTCCTGCACCAGAACAATTTCCAGATTGCCCACGACCTAAGTTAATCGTCCATGAATTACTGGATGTTCCATCAAATAATGCAGCAAAAGTAATGGTACCTCCATGGTTAGAAAGCCCTCCCTGGTTGTGAGCCGCGGTACTATGAATACGTCTAGCATGAACTCCCGGAAAATCCATAAAGTAAGAACTTAAGTTACATCCTGTAGCATTATGAGTTCCTTCATACATAAAAGTGATCTGGTAAGCACCATTCGGGAAGGTTACCACACTTGTTGCCGGATTGTAAGTTAATCCTGGAATATTATTTCTTCCGACTTCCAAGGGTAGCCTTTGGGATGCCCCAATTCCTGCTGATGATAAAAAGTTGGTTTGAGCATTTCTTAATACTAATATAGCAGGAGCAGGAATCGCTAAACTTTCTAAATTCCCTAATGATTTTACAACTCCGGTAGCATCGGTTGCTAAAATGGCATCGGTATTAGCGGCTGTAGTAAGCCCTTGCAAACGAATAGGGTTTGTTGCATTCACATGAAGCCTGGTTTGTAGGGGCAGTAATACCTATTCCCATATTTCCTGCAGATGTCATCGTAGCTACTGTTGCCAATGTTTGACCATCCCCATAGGTACCCGTAGCATTGGCCCCTACATTAAACTGCAGACCTGTTTCAGCCCCAGATGCATTGATAGACGGTGCACTTCCCGTTAAATTAAACCAAAGATTATCCCAGCTACCTCCTCCTGTCGCCATCTTCATCCCAAAAGTAGTTCCCACTGCGTCTAACTTGGCTAAAGGTGTCGTAGTACCAATTCCTACTCTATCATTAGCAGCATCTACAGACAATGTTGCCCCGTCAACAGAAAAAGCATTCACTGCAGATCCCGTAAAAGCCAATGTATTGGCAGCCTGTGTTACCACTCTCGGTCCTGTAAGAGATCCGTCTGCATTATAAATATTGACAGAGTTTCCGGCTACACTTTTCCAAACGGTTCCGTTGAAGAAGTAATATCCGATGTTGGCAATTTCGGCAGTTTGCGCTAAACTAGGTGTGGTACCTGTAGGTGTGGTTGCATCTGAAACATAAACCATAGTACCCGTTTGTGCAGCAACATAAGTACCTGCTGCTTTAGAAGCCAATTGCTGTCTGGTAAGCCTTGGCGGCGTTACCCCATCTTTGGTTGTAGTAGAAGCACCGTTACCTACAACATCTAATGTTGCCTGCGGATTGGGCGTACTGATGCCTACCTGAGCGTATAAGCTAAAACTTGTACCAATCAGAAAGGCTAGAGAATAAACGTTTTTCAGTTTCATATTAATTTCTTTATTAAGTTGTGGAATATGGGTCAGGGAAATTAGCGCATAGCTATAACAGTCTTCCTTTGGCAGAGCAAAGCAGAACTTATGATAATTCAAATGATAAAACTAAATGTGAAAAGGGTAAATTACCCGGCAGCTTTAAAAGCTTTTATAAAAGGATTGTGATTCAATATTTTCATGACAAGGTTATTTTAAGTTTAAATATATCTTATCGAAAATCTAAAATAGATCAACTTCCAATTATCAACAGCATTTTAATTCGTGATTTTGAAAAGATGACAATTAATTTTATTAAACCTAAAATTTTAAATAAAATTAACTGCTTTTGATTAAAGCAAATATAACAAAAATTACATATAAAACAAATTTTCCCAATAAATATTAATTATTGTTAATAAATTTCTATAAATCACATGATTTAGAAATCAAAATCATTGTAAAAGATGAATAACAAACAGAAAATTGAAATTAATTAAATATCAAAAAACAGAAGCTAAATTGAATAATGCACATCAAGTCTGGTTATTTCTCCAAAAAGTAAAACATCTATATCCGAATTTAACACTTCAGGTCATAAAATAAAACAAGGCAGGAACAAAAAATGCCCTCACCTACACAAAAAAAATCCCGTATATTTTTTTCATAATGAGATAGGTAACACTTAAAAAAGCAGAGATTGAGGTATTAGAGCATCTTCATCAAAATAGTCCTAATAATACGGTCAGAAAACGCAGTCACTACCTGGTTTTATCGAATCAACGGTATAAGATTAAAGAGCTTCCTTCTATTTTTAAGGTCAGTCCCGAACGATTGAACGTTGGTTTGACAGTTGGTCTAAAACAGGGGTTGATTCCCTTGCTATATCAGAAGGAAGAGGAGCAAAAACAATTTTGAAAGACTATTCTAAAGCGGTTTCAGAGCAATTAGAACTTCACAGTAAATATTTAAAAAATGTATTGATTTACTTTGAGCAACAACACAATATTATCATCTGCAAAAAAACATTGCAGAATTTTTTTAAAGTTACCGGGTTATAAATGGAGTTTTGAGGCTTATGATTCATTCCAAAACCTCAAAGAAAAATGACATCATGTATCGACTGATTTTGGAACAAAATACGACATTAAATTCTGATCATCACTTAACTGTTCAGGATCCTGATCTTCCATCATAAAGAACGAGGCCAGATCCCATTAAGATATCGCGGCAGAGCAAAACTCAGATAAGGAATCCGCGAAAACTAATTTCTGTGCAGTACGATGGGATACTGTGAAATCAACTTTTCAGTATTAGGGAAAAAGCTGATAAACATATCGTTGGGGATACGTCAGCTTTTCGCTTTTCCTTTTCCCATCAACGATAATATGGATTATATTGATCTGATCATCGAAAAGATTGTATAAAAAACTCGCAGCGACTTCTACTTTCTTAGGAGCTTTACTCGTTTCGGTTTCCAGATAAACATTGACCGATTCGCTGTCTTCTTCGTAACCGATATAATTAACTTTTAAAAATTGATTGTCTGATTTTACTTTAAGATATTCTTCAGCATAATTTTTCAGAGCCTCATTTAACTGATTTTTATATTTCGGATCATTAAAATGAAAAGGTTTTCCGTATTTCTTTGCTAATCCGTTTTCAAGATCATCAAGAAAAAAACGGCCGGTAATTTCAAAAGATTTTGATTTATAATTATAATTAATCTCCACGGACCCCACATGATAAGGGTGAAAATCTTTCATTGTAAAAGAGCTTTGAACTCCTAGAAATAAAAAGAAAACAGAGAAAAAAAGGTATTTTTTTAAAATCAGCGTCATTGGATAAGTTTTTCCAAACAAATATAAAAAAAGTGGCGGTTAATAGCCGCCACCTTTTCAATGATAGATATAATTAAATTATTCTTTAATCACTTTTTTCACCACTTTCGTTTCATTATCCAAAACGATATTGAATACATATGTTCCTTTCACCAATCCGGAAACGTCTATTTTATTGTCTTTTGAACTCACGTTTGCTGTTTTCACCAACTTACCTGATGCGTCAAAGATAGTAACCGCAGCTTTAGAAGCTTTTCCAAGTTCTACGTTAACAACAGATTTAGCAGGATTCGGATAGATATTAACACCGGCATCATTTCTAAGGTCATTCAATCCTAGAGAAGCCTCGGTTGTTTTCACAAAATATCCTCCAAATCCGGTAGTCTGGAAGCTCACTTCCCAATACTGATAGGTATTATTCCAAACAATATCAGCAACATTTGGCGTAATTACCGTTGCCGTTCCTCCATAAGAAGCCACCGTCCCCGTATTGCTTGCACTTGTTCCTGTATATTTTTCGATCATAAGATTCGCCTTATTGGCATTATCTGTACTTGAAGTAGGAAGTTTTACAGTATGGGTAAGGTTATACTCATCAAATTCCGCCTGCTTGAAGTATAAGGTTATTTTTCCCGTTGCGGTAGTAGCCGCCGCCTCAGGGTTGATTTCAAATCTTCTTGCAACATAATTTGGCTGTGCACTGTCTACCCAAACTTTTGAAGTCACGTTTCCTGCAACAGTACTCGCTGCTTCTTTTTCCACTCTTGAAATTAACTGACAAGAATTGGTAAAGTAATTATATCCGCTGGCAACGGCAGAAGCTTTAGTTTGATTGGAAGTTGCTAAGTTTTTCACCTCAGCGATGTTTTCGTAAACGGTAGCTCTCATTTTAAGATCGAAAGTCCTTGCGCTCCAGTTTGTGCCATCTGTCGATGTTTTACTACGTCCACTTACGGTTACAGCTTCATTTTTGATAGGTACTCTTCCGTTCAATCCATTGACAACAACATAAAAATCTTTTCCGGTAGCCACCTGAACATTCAGATCAGAGATGTTAATATAATTCCATGTAAATCTTTGGATATTATCCTTCCAGGAAGCAACTGTTTTTGTAGCAATAATATCTCCCGGATTACCATTTACATCCACTTTTCTAATCTCGATATTTACCGGAATGTCAGTTACAATATCAGCCGAACTCGTAGAAAATGCTACAGCACCCAGTTTTCCTGTTAGTGTAGGAGTATAACGAACGGCAAGCGATGCATTATCAAAATACGTATTCGCTTCCTGATTTACTGTTAAAAAAGGATCATCATAAGTTACAGTCTCAAAATTAGATTTTACACAACCTAACTCATCAGTAACTGCTTTATAAATATCTAATTTTCCGTAGCCCCATCTTGCATTAGGAACCACCCCTGTCGCTCCGTCTTGTCTTGCATTTGCTGTAAGACGCGCTTTTACCTGAGCAGCAGTTAATGTAGGATTAGCCTGAAGTAATAATGCAGCAGCTCCTGCAACACCCGGGGATGACATACTTGTTCCTTGGTTCATAACATAGTAATTCGTATTTTCAATAATATTAGAAGCTGCTGATGTAGAGCTGCTAGATCTTACAGAAATTACGGCCTGCCCGGAGGCTGTGATATCCGGTTTCTGAAAACCATCAGCTCTGGGACCCTGGGAACTGAATGAAGAAATAGACTCCTGAGGGGTATTACCATATCCAACACCTCCTGCTGCGCTGTACCAGGTTACTCTTCCGAGGTATGAAGCCACAGTAATTGCGTTGGAGGCATTCCCCGGTGATCCTACAATGTATTCATTATCTCCTCCCTGCAGCGTCGTTGGAACATCCTGTCTATACCTCCATCCATGTATCGTCACAGGCAGTGTATTATTATTAGTGATCTCCAAAGTGTAATTACCTGCGTAGCTGAGATTAGAGCTTGTTGGTCTATAAATAACCAGCTGTATAGACCTTTTTCCATTGCTTGAAGAAATATCGTTAGAAATATAAGCCCCCAATCCACCC
The sequence above is a segment of the Chryseobacterium sp. MYb264 genome. Coding sequences within it:
- a CDS encoding tail fiber domain-containing protein, whose product is MKFKNVYSLAAFFLVSAGLSAQVGINTPNPQATLDIVGNGASTTTKDGVTSPRLTRQQLASKAAGTYVAAQTGTMVYVSDATTPTGTTPSLAQTAEIANIGYYFFNGTVWKSVAGNSVNIYNSDGSLTGNRLATLGANNLTFSSTTGTFSVQTNNNGFQRSAFTNTNTGASSRMDVSVGTGTGSVYLGVDNGSAIFGAGVKAYLDNRSNGRLAFGTQGNESMTIATTGNVGIGTNAPTERLHVIGNILASGTVTPSDIRIKKDIIDNSYGLNEIMKLRTINYKYKDERLSKDKKVGFVAQEIKAEMPELVSVANDEMKTLGVNYAEMTVVLTKAVQEQQKMIKDQQEMIKDQQQQINDLKSKVDNLSK
- a CDS encoding DUF6702 family protein produces the protein MKDFHPYHVGSVEINYNYKSKSFEITGRFFLDDLENGLAKKYGKPFHFNDPKYKNQLNEALKNYAEEYLKVKSDNQFLKVNYIGYEEDSESVNVYLETETSKAPKKVEVAASFLYNLFDDQINIIHIIVDGKRKSEKLTYPQRYVYQLFP
- a CDS encoding S8/S53 family peptidase, with amino-acid sequence MNIKKLLFTKVSIPHGGVKLLRNAAAAFLGLYSYTVSGQAQKLDYRFSLLLKNKEKVQKGGAVKELERDDIKLDKHLVVTSKGAQTMYSCIVYTKTPEKLKEDGILVQSQLPGFVTALASIEDIEKLRQLPYVTSIMAPTFDELHNDVSRAQSGASLLQDGVFNNTAYNGTGVLVGIYDSGIDWKHPDFRKADDQTKSRIVSIWDQTLTAQGTEAPPAGFATGVEYTRAQIEDELDGSPANFVRENDTNGHGSHVAGTVAGNGMGIADNRHKGFATNADIVFVKGGNGSFPTTNTINALTYFKNVATALNKPIVVNMSIGGQGSAHDGTENHEVAVNDFTTSAPGRVVVISAGNDYGFNLHKKVDLEPNATGTYTFNIANNATGVTSSSIAFGLLAYANNNGPLTAKLTAPDGQQYTQVIDSDEEYTIMGGLGAYISNDISSSNGKRSIQLVIYRPTSSNLSYAGNYTLEITNNNTLPVTIHGWRYRQDVPTTLQGGDNEYIVGSPGNASNAITVASYLGRVTWYSAAGGVGYGNTPQESISSFSSQGPRADGFQKPDITASGQAVISVRSSSSTSAASNIIENTNYYVMNQGTSMSSPGVAGAAALLLQANPTLTAAQVKARLTANARQDGATGVVPNARWGYGKLDIYKAVTDELGCVKSNFETVTYDDPFLTVNQEANTYFDNASLAVRYTPTLTGKLGAVAFSTSSADIVTDIPVNIEIRKVDVNGNPGDIIATKTVASWKDNIQRFTWNYINISDLNVQVATGKDFYVVVNGLNGRVPIKNEAVTVSGRSKTSTDGTNWSARTFDLKMRATVYENIAEVKNLATSNQTKASAVASGYNYFTNSCQLISRVEKEAASTVAGNVTSKVWVDSAQPNYVARRFEINPEAAATTATGKITLYFKQAEFDEYNLTHTVKLPTSSTDNANKANLMIEKYTGTSASNTGTVASYGGTATVITPNVADIVWNNTYQYWEVSFQTTGFGGYFVKTTEASLGLNDLRNDAGVNIYPNPAKSVVNVELGKASKAAVTIFDASGKLVKTANVSSKDNKIDVSGLVKGTYVFNIVLDNETKVVKKVIKE